A stretch of DNA from Pirellulales bacterium:
GCGCAACGGCCGCGACCGAAGCCGTTTTGATGAGCATGAGCGCTACGGGCCGACCGCGGCATGTGGTCACTGCCGCCAGCGTGCATCCCGAGTATCGCGCGACGCTCGCGGCGTATCTGCGCAATCTCGACGTCGAAGTGACGACCGTGGGGACGCCCAGCGGCGGGATTTCGCCGCAGGACCTGGTGGCTGCCGTGCGCGAGGACACCGCCTGCGTGTTGGTGCAGCATCCGAATTTTTTCGGCTGCCTCGAAGATGTGGAAAAGCTGGCCCAGATTGCGCACGACAAGGGGGCCATGTTCGTCGTCGCCGTCGATCCGATCAGCCTGGGACTGTTGAAGCGGCCGGGCGACTACGACGCTGATATTGTCGTGGCCGAAGGGCAGTCGCTCGGCAATCCGCTGTCGTTCGGTGGACCCTACTTGGGAATCATGGCCTGCCGCGAACGGCTCGTGCGCCGCATGCCGGGTCGAATTGCTGGACAGACGGTCGACCGGCGGGGCAAACGCTGTTGGGTCCTCACGCTGCAAACGCGCGAACAACATATTCGTCGCGAAAAGGCCACCAGCAACATCTGCACCAACCAAGGTTTGCTGGCGCTACGAGCCACCGTGTATCTGGCGCTATTGGGTCCGCATGGCCTGCGCGAAACGGCCGAGCTATGCCTGCAAAAATCGCACTACGCGGCCGCCCGGCTTACCGCGGGCGGTCGACTGTCGCTGCCGTTCGAGCGTCCCTGGTTCAAGGAGTTCGTGGTTCGCGACCGCGACGGACAGGTCAAACAACTGCTGCATGATGCAAGTGACGCGGGCCTGTTCGCCGGCGTACCGTTGGGGCCATGGTATCCCGAACTCACCGACTGCTTCCTCGTGGCAGTGACCGAAAAACGTTCGCGTGACGAGATCCATGCTCTGGCCACGGCCGTGGCCGGCGGCAATCGAAAGGTGATGGCAGCCCATGCGTAACACTCGCGCCACTCAACCGCTGTTCGATATGTCGAAGCCTGGCCGCCGGGCCACGCAGTTTCCGGAATGCGACGTGCCGGTGGTGCCGATCACCAAGCTATTGCCGGCATCGGCCCTGGCCACGGCCGCGCCCGCGCTACCGGAACTCGGCGAGCCGGATGTGGTGCGGCACTTCACCAACTTGTCGACGCTGAACATGTCGGTCGATACGCATTTTTATCCGCTCGGGTCGTGCACGATGAAGCACAACCCCAAGC
This window harbors:
- the gcvPA gene encoding aminomethyl-transferring glycine dehydrogenase subunit GcvPA, with the translated sequence MPFLLNTAEDQQAMLAAIGVGSLDELFAMVPGDLRLARDLAIPPALTEMALTAHVQALARQNVPAGEKVCFLGGGSYDHFIPAVVDAIAGRAEFYTSYTPYQAEASQGNLQAFFEYQSLISRLTGMDVANASLYDGATAATEAVLMSMSATGRPRHVVTAASVHPEYRATLAAYLRNLDVEVTTVGTPSGGISPQDLVAAVREDTACVLVQHPNFFGCLEDVEKLAQIAHDKGAMFVVAVDPISLGLLKRPGDYDADIVVAEGQSLGNPLSFGGPYLGIMACRERLVRRMPGRIAGQTVDRRGKRCWVLTLQTREQHIRREKATSNICTNQGLLALRATVYLALLGPHGLRETAELCLQKSHYAAARLTAGGRLSLPFERPWFKEFVVRDRDGQVKQLLHDASDAGLFAGVPLGPWYPELTDCFLVAVTEKRSRDEIHALATAVAGGNRKVMAAHA